One Deinococcus humi genomic window carries:
- a CDS encoding FAD-dependent oxidoreductase: MSLKFKPGDVQDGGMHTFEVGDQKILVTRDGDDFRAFEGICPHAGANLGDGVRCGSRIVCPWHHATFHADNGSLIEPPALEGLKQYRVQRDGEDVSVDLNDEIKAQPPQPKHEGHHTVIIGGGASGFMAAQTLRDGGYAGRVTLLTAEHRAPYDRTALSKAYLSGKKPADGLPLGGADWAKHHQIDLREGTKVTEVDRAARTVHLDGEALGFDAVIVATGATPHTLDLPGAELDGQYQLRSLHDAQRLKAAAQDKDIVIIGSSFIGLEAASSLIEGARSVTVIGQDAEIMSRAVTPRVGRALRQLHQDQSVKFHLDAEVQAIEGSEKAEAVRLKSGERINADLILLGIGVSPNSDLLADLANQKGAVPVDAHLQAAPNVYAVGDIALAPTALGEMRVEHWRVALQEGMTAAQSILESPDLEPMNRRVPFFWTQQYGKSLRYVGHAASLDDTHIWGNPDELKFIEFAFKEGEAVAASGMGMDQDLAAFEELLRLGRAPGADEIRGGPFSLVERLKT, from the coding sequence ATGAGCCTGAAATTCAAGCCCGGCGACGTGCAGGACGGTGGCATGCACACCTTTGAGGTGGGCGATCAGAAAATTCTCGTGACCCGCGACGGCGACGACTTTCGCGCCTTCGAGGGCATCTGTCCGCACGCCGGGGCCAATCTAGGCGACGGTGTGCGCTGCGGCTCTCGCATCGTTTGTCCCTGGCACCACGCGACTTTCCACGCGGACAACGGTTCCCTGATTGAACCGCCCGCGCTCGAAGGTCTGAAACAGTACCGGGTCCAGCGCGACGGCGAGGATGTAAGCGTCGATCTGAACGACGAGATCAAAGCTCAGCCTCCCCAGCCCAAGCACGAAGGTCACCACACCGTGATCATCGGCGGCGGTGCCTCCGGCTTCATGGCGGCGCAGACGCTGCGCGACGGCGGTTACGCGGGCAGGGTCACCCTGCTGACTGCCGAACACCGCGCTCCCTATGACCGCACCGCGCTCAGCAAGGCGTATTTGAGTGGTAAAAAGCCCGCCGATGGGTTACCGCTGGGCGGTGCCGACTGGGCCAAGCACCATCAGATCGATCTGCGCGAGGGTACAAAGGTCACGGAGGTGGACCGGGCCGCCCGCACAGTGCATCTGGACGGCGAGGCTCTGGGTTTTGATGCAGTCATTGTGGCGACCGGCGCAACACCCCACACCCTGGACCTTCCCGGCGCGGAGTTGGACGGACAGTATCAACTGCGCTCCCTCCATGACGCTCAACGGTTGAAAGCTGCGGCGCAGGACAAGGACATCGTCATCATCGGCTCCAGCTTCATCGGGCTGGAAGCGGCGTCCAGCCTGATCGAGGGGGCCAGATCGGTCACGGTGATCGGGCAGGACGCCGAGATCATGAGCCGTGCCGTTACCCCGAGGGTGGGCCGCGCCCTCCGCCAATTGCACCAGGATCAGAGCGTGAAGTTCCATCTGGACGCAGAGGTCCAGGCCATAGAGGGTTCGGAGAAGGCCGAGGCGGTGCGCCTGAAGAGTGGCGAGCGGATCAACGCCGACCTGATCCTGCTGGGCATCGGCGTGAGCCCCAATTCTGATCTGCTGGCTGATCTCGCCAATCAGAAGGGAGCCGTGCCGGTGGACGCCCACTTGCAGGCCGCGCCGAACGTCTATGCCGTGGGAGACATTGCCCTGGCACCCACCGCGCTGGGCGAGATGCGCGTGGAGCACTGGCGCGTGGCCCTGCAGGAGGGTATGACCGCCGCTCAGAGCATTCTGGAATCCCCCGATCTGGAGCCCATGAATCGGCGGGTGCCCTTTTTCTGGACCCAGCAGTACGGCAAGAGCCTGCGCTACGTGGGTCACGCCGCGAGCCTGGACGACACCCACATCTGGGGCAACCCGGACGAGCTGAAATTCATTGAATTCGCTTTCAAGGAGGGCGAAGCGGTGGCCGCCAGCGGCATGGGCATGGATCAGGATCTCGCCGCCTTTGAAGAATTGCTGCGGCTGGGGCGTGCGCCGGGGGCAGACGAGATCCGGGGGGGGCCTTTCAGCTTGGTGGAGCGCTTGAAGACCTGA
- a CDS encoding alpha/beta fold hydrolase, protein MTATVLVHGFGTSRHVWRRVLKDVEARAVDLPGFGDAAEMGRAGQTVGDGARALANMLRESGDAPYRIAAHSMGGKVALLLAARDPGLVSELFLLAPSPPTPEPMTPEGRATLRAAYGTPAALGAQYQDITRQPIPEQDFEQLIQDGLRASCEAWTAWTDVGSREDISGELHGLRLPITVLYSEDDPAISRTTIRSEVLARLPEARALPLQGSGHLIPLEQPEAVVALLQTTEGRP, encoded by the coding sequence GTGACGGCCACTGTTCTCGTCCACGGCTTCGGCACCTCACGCCACGTCTGGCGGCGGGTGCTGAAGGATGTGGAGGCGAGGGCGGTGGACCTTCCCGGTTTTGGCGACGCGGCGGAGATGGGCCGGGCCGGACAGACGGTGGGGGACGGGGCGCGGGCGCTGGCGAACATGCTGCGCGAGTCGGGAGACGCGCCCTACCGTATAGCAGCGCATTCGATGGGCGGCAAGGTGGCCCTGCTCCTGGCTGCCCGGGATCCCGGGCTGGTGTCCGAACTGTTCCTACTCGCGCCCTCACCGCCCACCCCTGAGCCGATGACACCGGAGGGCCGCGCCACGCTGCGCGCGGCTTACGGGACGCCCGCTGCTCTGGGCGCGCAGTACCAGGACATCACCCGCCAGCCCATCCCCGAGCAGGATTTCGAGCAACTGATTCAGGACGGTCTGCGTGCCAGCTGCGAGGCCTGGACCGCCTGGACGGACGTGGGCAGTCGGGAGGACATTTCTGGAGAGCTGCACGGCCTGAGGCTGCCCATCACGGTCCTGTATTCGGAGGATGACCCTGCCATTTCGCGCACCACCATCCGCTCAGAGGTGCTGGCGCGACTGCCGGAGGCAAGAGCACTTCCTCTTCAGGGCAGTGGCCATTTGATTCCCCTGGAGCAGCCGGAAGCGGTCGTGGCTCTCCTTCAAACAACGGAGGGCAGACCATGA
- a CDS encoding Gfo/Idh/MocA family protein, translating to MTKQNAAERKDLQPLPEPRKEQIGYAVLGVGTLTIDELLPAFAVGQRSRLAAVVSDDHEKAVAAARAYGLTDADAYDYDRFEELQARDDVHAVYIVLPNSLHREYTERAAKIGKHVLCEKPLAANPEDAEAMVRVCAEHGVKLMTAYRCQYTPHHWRARDLIQNGDLGPIKLIHSVNVQVEPDEGQWRLKDKLAGGGSLLDVGLYCLNTIRFLLAEEPSSIYAQTFSTPGDARFKEVEETVAWQMTFPSGVIAHCSCSYGTAQARTLDVFGAEARLTLDPAFDYTNLRLNVQTPATLTEHRLPETDQFALEIDHFSACIAEDREPFTPGEEGLQDQRLMAAIYQSAREGQPIKLEGEGKKDAFRGSLPSQDFAGRA from the coding sequence ATGACCAAGCAAAACGCTGCCGAACGCAAAGATCTTCAACCCCTGCCTGAGCCCCGGAAGGAGCAGATTGGGTACGCCGTGCTGGGGGTTGGCACACTGACCATTGACGAACTGCTGCCCGCCTTCGCGGTGGGTCAGCGCTCCAGACTGGCGGCGGTTGTCAGCGATGACCACGAGAAAGCGGTGGCGGCGGCCCGGGCTTACGGCCTGACCGACGCGGACGCCTACGACTATGACCGCTTCGAGGAACTTCAGGCCCGTGACGACGTGCACGCGGTCTATATCGTGCTCCCCAACAGCCTGCACCGCGAATACACCGAGCGGGCCGCAAAAATCGGCAAGCATGTGCTGTGCGAGAAGCCGCTGGCGGCGAATCCCGAAGACGCCGAGGCGATGGTGAGGGTCTGCGCCGAACACGGCGTCAAATTGATGACCGCCTACCGCTGCCAGTACACCCCACACCATTGGCGGGCGCGTGACCTGATCCAGAACGGCGATCTGGGACCCATCAAGCTGATTCACTCCGTCAATGTGCAGGTGGAGCCGGACGAGGGCCAGTGGCGCCTCAAGGACAAACTGGCGGGTGGCGGCTCATTGCTGGATGTGGGCCTGTATTGCCTGAACACCATCCGTTTCCTGCTGGCCGAGGAACCGTCGTCCATCTACGCCCAGACCTTCAGCACGCCGGGTGACGCGCGCTTCAAGGAGGTGGAGGAAACGGTGGCGTGGCAGATGACCTTCCCCAGCGGCGTGATCGCCCACTGTTCATGCTCCTACGGCACGGCGCAGGCCCGCACGCTGGATGTATTCGGAGCCGAGGCCCGCCTGACGCTGGACCCGGCCTTCGACTACACCAACCTGCGCCTGAACGTTCAGACGCCCGCAACCCTCACCGAACACCGCCTGCCCGAAACCGATCAGTTCGCGCTGGAAATTGACCATTTCTCGGCCTGCATCGCGGAAGACCGCGAGCCGTTCACCCCCGGCGAGGAGGGCCTGCAGGATCAAAGGCTGATGGCCGCCATCTACCAGTCCGCGCGTGAGGGCCAGCCCATCAAGCTGGAGGGGGAAGGGAAAAAGGACGCCTTCCGGGGTTCGCTGCCCAGCCAGGATTTCGCCGGGAGGGCCTGA
- a CDS encoding GMC family oxidoreductase: MVPADLLPTDLDVLVIGTGAGGAPLLARLAQAGLRVAALEAGVRHPPGGIATDEIAQAGIFWMDERLSAGQNPVSFGRNNSGRGVGGSTLHYTAYTPRAQADDLKLRTEFGVGQDWPLEFADLEPYYDELEFFLGVSGPAEYPWGPPRRRAYRHPPLPLNGAARLMARACAEIGLRTSPAANAALSRPQDQPGYGIRHACTNRGFCQAGCSVGAKASMDVTFLALAEAHGARIVDGAQATALTMKDGRVTGAEFMRGGEVEHLGAKTVILAAGAVETPRLLLMNGLANSSGQVGRNFMAHVGVQVWGQVEDDLRPYRGIPGGLISEDTHRVPGLIGGYLLQSLGVMPVTYAVQYARGTHQWGPELVRHLSGYRHVAGINMLGECLPSEHNYLELSDELDGRGLPKPRVHFSFGENERKMADHAEALMRDLWDRIGARDVWALPRAAHTLGTARMGADPETSVVNPSGRTHDIENLWICDNSTYPSSLSVNPALTQMALSLRTADALLKELKRV, encoded by the coding sequence ATGGTCCCCGCTGACCTCCTGCCCACTGATCTGGACGTGCTGGTCATCGGCACCGGTGCAGGCGGAGCACCGCTGCTGGCGCGGTTGGCACAGGCCGGATTGAGGGTGGCCGCGCTGGAGGCCGGGGTGCGGCATCCCCCGGGGGGCATCGCCACCGATGAGATCGCCCAGGCGGGGATTTTCTGGATGGATGAGCGGTTGTCAGCGGGCCAGAATCCGGTGTCCTTTGGGCGCAACAACAGTGGGCGCGGCGTGGGGGGCAGCACCCTGCACTACACCGCTTATACCCCGCGTGCCCAGGCCGACGACCTCAAATTGCGAACCGAGTTCGGGGTAGGGCAGGACTGGCCGCTGGAATTTGCTGATCTGGAGCCGTATTACGATGAGCTGGAGTTTTTTCTGGGCGTTTCCGGCCCTGCCGAGTATCCGTGGGGGCCGCCACGCAGGCGGGCCTACCGCCACCCGCCGCTGCCGCTGAATGGGGCCGCGCGGCTGATGGCGCGTGCCTGCGCCGAGATCGGTCTGCGCACCTCGCCCGCAGCCAACGCTGCCCTCAGCCGTCCGCAGGATCAACCCGGCTACGGCATCCGCCATGCCTGCACCAACCGGGGTTTTTGCCAGGCGGGCTGTTCCGTGGGCGCGAAGGCCAGCATGGACGTGACCTTCCTGGCGTTGGCCGAGGCGCACGGTGCGCGCATCGTGGACGGCGCGCAGGCCACGGCCCTGACCATGAAGGACGGACGCGTGACCGGCGCAGAATTCATGCGTGGGGGAGAGGTTGAACACCTCGGCGCAAAGACGGTCATCCTTGCTGCCGGAGCCGTGGAGACGCCGCGCCTGTTGCTGATGAACGGCCTAGCCAACAGCAGCGGACAGGTGGGGCGCAATTTCATGGCGCATGTGGGCGTGCAGGTCTGGGGGCAGGTAGAAGACGATCTGCGACCCTACAGGGGCATTCCCGGCGGCCTGATCAGCGAGGATACGCACCGCGTGCCGGGGTTGATTGGCGGCTACCTGCTGCAGTCGCTGGGCGTGATGCCCGTGACCTACGCCGTCCAGTACGCCCGTGGAACGCACCAGTGGGGGCCCGAACTGGTGCGGCACCTGAGCGGCTACCGCCACGTCGCCGGAATCAACATGCTGGGCGAGTGCCTGCCCTCCGAGCACAATTATCTGGAACTGTCCGACGAACTCGACGGGCGCGGGCTGCCCAAGCCGCGCGTTCACTTTTCCTTCGGCGAGAACGAGCGGAAGATGGCCGATCACGCCGAGGCGCTGATGCGTGACCTGTGGGACCGGATTGGCGCGCGCGACGTGTGGGCGCTGCCGCGCGCCGCGCACACGCTGGGGACGGCCCGCATGGGCGCGGACCCCGAAACCAGTGTGGTCAATCCTTCTGGCCGCACCCACGACATTGAAAACCTGTGGATCTGCGACAATTCCACCTATCCCAGCTCTCTGAGCGTCAATCCCGCGCTGACCCAGATGGCCCTGAGCCTGCGGACAGCGGACGCGCTGCTGAAAGAGTTAAAGCGAGTCTGA
- a CDS encoding gluconate 2-dehydrogenase subunit 3 family protein, which produces MTPGERNAILALLNSASVTEPTRRALVERLDARYERQFFDEAEFAVLRAVAIRLVPHDPDEMDLTGTVDHRLHSGVGDGWRYDAAPPDGEAYQALLSALPAGFETLESVAQDAAIHAVGISHPHAFEDLLAELTEAFMAHPLTQYRFGYVGFADALNWLYAGPNELEAQEEAYGPR; this is translated from the coding sequence ATGACGCCGGGGGAAAGAAACGCCATCCTCGCCCTGCTGAATTCGGCGTCTGTCACGGAACCGACGCGACGGGCATTGGTGGAACGCCTGGACGCACGCTATGAACGGCAATTTTTTGATGAGGCAGAATTTGCCGTGCTCAGGGCTGTGGCCATTCGTCTTGTTCCCCACGATCCCGACGAGATGGACCTGACCGGGACGGTCGATCACCGTCTGCACTCTGGCGTGGGCGACGGCTGGCGCTACGACGCCGCGCCGCCGGATGGGGAGGCGTATCAGGCGCTGCTGAGCGCCCTGCCAGCTGGATTTGAGACCTTGGAAAGCGTGGCCCAGGACGCAGCCATTCATGCTGTGGGGATTTCCCATCCTCACGCTTTTGAAGACCTGCTGGCCGAGCTGACCGAAGCCTTCATGGCTCATCCGTTGACGCAGTACCGCTTCGGCTACGTGGGCTTCGCGGACGCGCTGAACTGGCTGTACGCCGGCCCGAACGAACTGGAGGCCCAGGAGGAAGCGTATGGTCCCCGCTGA
- a CDS encoding NADH-quinone oxidoreductase subunit N — translation MPQLVAPDVAFLPMLPILLVLAGALLSTLLGFWVGRRTLTAINIVAVLLSGASMVSLWNGGLSSFAGGLQADNAAVLLGLTVLVGTLMTLLVSLDTAWRERVSFPEFDAMLMYAVTGCLLIVFSGDLIVMLIGLEIMSLAGYVLATFQGSRRAEESGLKYFLLGAVGSAILIYGIAFVYGATGSLNYAAIAARVGSVSNLTPENVGILVGGSLLLLAGFGFKIALVPFHQWTPDVYSGAPTTTFLFLSTVVKVAAFAGMLRVFGGALTDAPGWASTLQILTAATLIIGNTAALFQTNFKRMLAYSAVAHTGFLAMCLLGTPELGGAALGYYLLVYTLMTGAAAAVVAALQRTEAGFEINDMRGLYYRHPGYAIALSVCLASLAGLPPFAGFFGKYLAFQAAFQNGYVWISVLAAITSVAALVYYLRPAMLMFMPDRTPAREYAHGQRFPTTFTVGLGVAGITVLGILPNVWYSWVANPAIWSFLAGR, via the coding sequence ATGCCTCAACTCGTCGCCCCCGACGTCGCCTTTCTGCCCATGCTGCCCATCCTGCTCGTGCTGGCCGGCGCACTCCTCAGCACGCTGCTGGGCTTCTGGGTGGGCCGCCGCACGCTGACCGCCATCAACATCGTCGCCGTGCTCCTGTCAGGCGCGAGCATGGTGTCCCTGTGGAACGGAGGGCTGAGTTCCTTTGCCGGCGGCTTGCAGGCCGACAACGCCGCCGTCCTGCTGGGTCTGACCGTGCTGGTGGGCACCCTGATGACCCTGCTGGTCTCCCTGGACACCGCGTGGCGCGAGCGGGTGTCCTTTCCCGAATTCGACGCCATGCTGATGTACGCGGTCACCGGCTGCCTGCTGATCGTCTTTTCCGGTGACCTGATCGTCATGCTGATCGGGCTGGAAATCATGAGTCTGGCGGGCTATGTCCTGGCCACCTTCCAGGGTTCGCGCCGCGCCGAGGAATCGGGCCTGAAGTACTTCCTGCTGGGCGCGGTCGGCAGCGCCATCCTGATCTACGGGATCGCCTTCGTGTACGGCGCCACAGGCAGCCTGAATTACGCCGCCATTGCCGCCAGGGTAGGCAGTGTGAGCAACCTGACCCCCGAGAACGTGGGGATTCTGGTGGGCGGCAGTCTGCTGCTGCTGGCCGGCTTCGGCTTCAAGATCGCCCTGGTGCCCTTTCACCAGTGGACGCCGGACGTGTATAGCGGCGCGCCCACCACCACCTTCCTTTTCCTGAGCACCGTGGTCAAGGTGGCCGCCTTTGCCGGCATGCTGCGGGTGTTCGGCGGCGCGCTGACGGACGCTCCCGGCTGGGCCAGCACCTTGCAGATCCTGACGGCGGCAACACTGATCATCGGCAACACGGCGGCGCTGTTCCAGACCAATTTCAAGCGCATGCTGGCATATTCGGCGGTGGCCCACACCGGCTTCCTGGCGATGTGCCTGCTGGGCACCCCGGAACTGGGCGGCGCGGCGCTGGGTTACTATCTGCTGGTCTATACCCTGATGACTGGCGCGGCGGCGGCCGTGGTGGCGGCCCTGCAACGCACCGAGGCGGGCTTCGAGATCAACGATATGCGCGGGCTGTACTACCGCCATCCGGGCTACGCCATCGCGCTGTCGGTGTGCCTGGCGTCGCTGGCGGGCCTGCCGCCCTTTGCGGGCTTCTTCGGCAAGTACCTGGCCTTCCAGGCCGCCTTCCAGAACGGCTATGTCTGGATCAGTGTGCTGGCCGCCATCACCAGTGTGGCCGCGCTGGTGTACTACCTGCGCCCCGCCATGCTGATGTTCATGCCCGACCGCACCCCGGCGCGCGAATACGCGCACGGCCAGCGCTTCCCCACCACCTTCACGGTGGGGCTGGGCGTGGCGGGCATCACGGTGCTGGGCATCCTGCCGAACGTGTGGTACAGCTGGGTGGCGAACCCGGCTATCTGGAGCTTTCTGGCCGGACGCTAA
- a CDS encoding NADH-quinone oxidoreductase subunit M, producing the protein MFDPQWLPTIMIFLPLLGSLLILLFPDRWRDEVAGFMSAVTLGLGLMIWYAGGSGLLSLNWIPALGITYSVELSGVSLALAMVTAFMSFIAILYAARRIPNPGTMLALILAMETGLLGIFAARDLILFYVFFEDALLPSLLMLAIYGKAHRMRALVKFAAYTLFGSLLMLVSIIGVRYLGGSPTFALVDLKQNLVTGPAQTWLYLGFLTAMAVKLPLWPLHAWLPDFHEQNHDSGIPDVMGTLYKVGGYGLFTFAIPLFPDASLELRPILMGLAAFTALYSAWIAFGQQDWKRLLAYAGLSHMGFVALGVFSLNETAVIGAMYLLAFQNLYTGALFLSVGMVQERIGSLDTRVGGLMTGAGALGGLTMALWFASIAVPGFAGFIGEFSVLLGAYQVSPWLAFAAGITTIAAAAYALTAFQTTFWQARPLGGVMVRDLIHTEWLILGLPLVIAIFFGVYSAPALNLMQPAVKSVLAALGGN; encoded by the coding sequence ATGTTTGACCCCCAATGGCTTCCCACCATCATGATCTTCCTGCCGCTGCTGGGCAGCCTGTTGATCCTCCTGTTCCCCGACCGCTGGCGCGACGAGGTGGCCGGCTTCATGTCCGCCGTGACGCTGGGGCTGGGCCTGATGATCTGGTACGCGGGCGGCTCCGGCCTCCTGAGCCTGAACTGGATTCCCGCTCTTGGGATTACCTACAGCGTGGAACTGTCGGGCGTCAGTCTCGCGCTGGCGATGGTGACGGCCTTCATGTCGTTTATCGCCATTCTGTACGCCGCACGGCGCATTCCCAACCCTGGGACCATGCTGGCGCTGATTCTGGCCATGGAAACCGGGCTGCTGGGCATCTTCGCGGCGCGTGACCTGATCCTGTTCTACGTGTTCTTCGAGGACGCCCTGCTGCCCTCGCTGCTGATGCTGGCGATCTACGGCAAGGCGCACCGGATGCGGGCGCTGGTCAAGTTCGCGGCCTACACGCTGTTTGGGAGCCTGCTGATGCTGGTGAGCATCATCGGCGTGCGCTACCTGGGCGGCAGCCCGACGTTCGCGCTGGTGGACCTCAAGCAGAATCTGGTGACGGGCCCGGCGCAGACGTGGCTGTACCTGGGCTTCCTGACGGCGATGGCGGTCAAGCTGCCGCTGTGGCCGCTGCACGCGTGGCTGCCCGATTTTCATGAGCAGAACCACGACAGCGGCATCCCCGACGTGATGGGCACGCTGTACAAGGTGGGCGGCTACGGCCTCTTCACCTTCGCCATTCCGCTGTTCCCCGACGCCTCGCTGGAACTGCGCCCGATTCTGATGGGGCTGGCAGCCTTCACGGCGCTGTATTCCGCCTGGATCGCCTTCGGGCAGCAGGACTGGAAGCGGCTGCTGGCCTATGCGGGCTTGTCTCACATGGGTTTCGTGGCGCTGGGCGTCTTTTCCCTGAACGAAACGGCGGTGATCGGCGCGATGTACCTGCTGGCTTTTCAGAACCTGTACACCGGGGCGCTGTTCCTGAGCGTGGGCATGGTGCAGGAGCGCATCGGCAGCCTGGACACTCGTGTGGGCGGCCTGATGACCGGCGCCGGGGCGCTGGGCGGCCTGACGATGGCGTTGTGGTTCGCCTCCATCGCCGTGCCGGGCTTCGCTGGCTTTATCGGCGAGTTCTCGGTGCTGCTGGGCGCGTATCAGGTCTCGCCCTGGTTGGCCTTCGCGGCGGGCATCACCACCATCGCTGCCGCCGCCTACGCTCTCACCGCCTTCCAGACCACCTTCTGGCAGGCGCGGCCGCTGGGGGGGGTCATGGTGCGCGACCTCATCCACACCGAGTGGCTGATCCTGGGTCTGCCGCTGGTGATCGCCATCTTCTTCGGGGTCTACAGCGCCCCGGCCCTGAACTTGATGCAACCCGCCGTGAAATCTGTGCTCGCTGCCCTGGGAGGCAACTGA
- the nuoL gene encoding NADH-quinone oxidoreductase subunit L, with protein sequence MLPLLYLLPLLPLIGFALLMVFPRVFPGKTGGWLATGLIGAAFVVAVLRYLGQTDTPAQETLWTWLPNMALNANLSVGFYLDQLSALMALIITGIGFLIHLYSISYMGHDPKFTRFFAFLNFFVAMMLILVLADSYPLMFVGWEGVGMASYLLIGFWFNGRGSESSDGDLRAAGEREGVNNSNAARKAFIMNRIGDLGFMLGMFLLYKLYGTLSIPELATRVEGVSVATAGVELACLFLLVGAIGKSGQLPLTTWLPDAMAGPTPVSALIHAATMVTAGVYLITRSHFLYELAPNASLWVAWVGGLTALYGALAALNQHDIKKILAFSTVSQLGYMFLAVGVGAYSAGVFHLLSHAFFKALLFLAAGAVIHALHDEQDVRRMGGLRKFMPFTHLVSIAGVLAISGIPIWSGFFSKDAILAAAFESQPLLYLIGLIVALLTAFYMGRWYFLVWRGEYRGAAATGVAHPHEADTITKIPLGILAAGATLIGFLNIPTFLGGGHAFDTYLGRAIPQEAHEIAASTEWSLTVFAVLAGVAGLGWAYLQHRKQRLDNGPLGQFSASALYLDNVYDGLVGAPSKAIAGALDTVDRGTDGLIGSVSRNAAAPGGLFTLWQSGFVRAYAVSMLLGTAGIIGYWALKMIGSGA encoded by the coding sequence ATGCTGCCCCTTCTGTATCTGCTTCCCCTGCTGCCTCTGATCGGCTTTGCCCTGCTGATGGTCTTTCCGCGCGTGTTTCCCGGCAAAACGGGCGGCTGGCTGGCGACTGGCCTGATCGGCGCGGCCTTCGTGGTCGCCGTGCTGCGTTACCTGGGCCAGACCGACACGCCCGCGCAGGAAACGCTGTGGACGTGGCTGCCCAACATGGCGCTGAACGCCAACCTGAGCGTCGGCTTCTATCTGGATCAACTGAGCGCGCTGATGGCCCTGATCATCACCGGCATCGGCTTCCTGATCCACCTGTATTCCATCAGCTACATGGGGCATGACCCCAAATTCACGCGCTTCTTCGCCTTCCTGAACTTCTTCGTCGCCATGATGCTGATTCTGGTGCTGGCCGACTCCTACCCGCTAATGTTCGTCGGCTGGGAGGGCGTGGGTATGGCGTCCTACCTGCTGATCGGCTTCTGGTTTAACGGGCGCGGCAGCGAGTCTTCCGACGGGGACCTGCGCGCCGCAGGCGAGCGCGAGGGTGTCAACAACTCCAACGCGGCCCGCAAGGCGTTCATCATGAACCGCATCGGCGATCTGGGTTTCATGCTGGGCATGTTTTTGCTGTACAAGCTGTACGGCACCCTGAGCATTCCCGAACTGGCGACGCGGGTGGAGGGCGTGTCGGTGGCCACCGCCGGGGTAGAGCTGGCCTGCCTGTTCCTGCTGGTGGGCGCGATTGGCAAGAGCGGTCAGTTGCCGCTGACCACCTGGCTGCCCGATGCGATGGCTGGCCCCACGCCCGTCTCCGCGCTGATCCACGCTGCCACGATGGTCACGGCGGGCGTGTATCTGATCACCCGCAGCCACTTTCTGTACGAACTGGCCCCCAACGCCTCGCTGTGGGTGGCCTGGGTTGGGGGCCTGACGGCGCTCTACGGCGCGCTGGCGGCGCTGAACCAGCACGACATCAAGAAAATTCTGGCCTTCTCCACCGTCTCGCAGCTGGGCTACATGTTCCTGGCCGTGGGCGTGGGAGCGTACTCGGCAGGGGTGTTCCACCTGCTGAGTCATGCCTTTTTCAAGGCCCTGCTGTTTCTGGCGGCGGGCGCAGTGATCCACGCCCTGCACGACGAACAGGACGTGCGGCGCATGGGTGGCCTGCGGAAATTCATGCCGTTTACGCACCTCGTGTCCATCGCAGGCGTCCTGGCCATCAGCGGCATTCCCATCTGGAGCGGCTTCTTCAGCAAGGATGCCATTCTGGCCGCCGCCTTTGAAAGCCAGCCGCTGCTGTACCTGATTGGATTGATCGTGGCGCTGCTAACCGCCTTCTACATGGGCCGCTGGTATTTCCTGGTGTGGCGCGGCGAGTACCGGGGCGCCGCGGCCACTGGCGTTGCCCACCCGCACGAGGCCGATACGATCACCAAGATTCCGCTGGGTATTCTGGCCGCAGGCGCCACCCTGATCGGCTTCCTGAACATTCCCACTTTCCTGGGCGGCGGCCACGCCTTCGACACCTACCTGGGCCGCGCCATTCCGCAGGAGGCGCACGAGATCGCAGCCTCCACCGAGTGGTCCCTGACCGTCTTCGCCGTCCTGGCCGGGGTGGCCGGGCTCGGCTGGGCCTACCTTCAGCACCGCAAGCAGCGTCTGGACAACGGGCCACTGGGCCAGTTCAGCGCCAGCGCTCTGTACCTGGACAACGTGTACGACGGGCTGGTGGGCGCCCCCAGCAAGGCGATTGCTGGGGCGCTGGACACCGTGGACCGGGGCACGGATGGCCTGATCGGCAGCGTGTCCCGCAACGCGGCGGCTCCAGGCGGCCTGTTCACCCTGTGGCAGAGCGGCTTCGTGCGGGCCTATGCGGTCAGCATGCTGCTGGGCACTGCCGGGATCATCGGCTACTGGGCGCTGAAGATGATCGGGAGTGGGGCGTGA
- the nuoK gene encoding NADH-quinone oxidoreductase subunit NuoK yields MVPTGYYIALSGILFALGMIGVLTRRTAIMVFLSVELMLNAANIALVAFARSWGDLTGQTAVFIVMTLAAAEVAIGLAIIVAIFRKRETTNVDDLAAMKG; encoded by the coding sequence ATGGTGCCCACCGGTTACTACATTGCCCTGTCGGGCATTCTTTTTGCACTGGGCATGATCGGCGTGCTGACCCGCCGCACCGCGATCATGGTCTTCCTGAGCGTGGAACTGATGCTGAACGCCGCGAACATCGCGCTGGTGGCCTTTGCCCGCTCGTGGGGCGACCTGACCGGGCAAACGGCCGTGTTTATCGTGATGACCCTGGCCGCCGCCGAGGTGGCGATCGGCCTGGCAATCATCGTCGCCATCTTCCGCAAGCGCGAGACCACCAACGTGGACGATCTCGCGGCGATGAAAGGCTGA